GGCTGACGACGTAGCCGCCAGCGGCCAGCAGCGCGCCGCAGGCGAGTGCCACGAGCGCGGGCGTGCGCTGCGTGAAGCGGTCGAGGTGGCCCCACAGCCCTGCGCGCCGCGCGCCACCCGCTTCGACGCGAAGGCTGCGTGCCGCCGCACGGGTGCCGACGCCCAGGTACGACAGCAGGACGGGCAGCAGCACCAGGTTCGTGAAGATCAGCACCGCGACGCCGATGCTTGCCACCGCGGCCAGGTCCTGGATGACCTGGATCTGGATGAGCGCCAGCACGGCGAAGCCGACCGCGTCGCACAGCAGCGCGGTGAGGCCCGCGACGAAGAGGCGGCGAAAGGTGTAGCGCGCGGCGACGACCTTGTGCGTGCCGCGCCCCACGTCCTGCATGATGCCGTTCATCTTCTGCGCGCCGTGGCTCATGCCGATGGCGAACACGAGGAAGGGCACCAGCACCGAATACGGATCGAGCGCGTAGCCCAGCAGCGCGAGCAGGCCGAACTGCCAGACCACCGCCACCAGCGAGCAGGCGACGACGAGCAGCGTCGAGCGCACGCAGCGCGTGTAGCCGTACAGCACCGCGGCGCAGATGACCAGCGCGACGGCGAAGAACGCCAGCACCTCGCGCATGCCGTCGATCAGGTCGCCCATGACCTTCGCGAAGCCGGTGACGTGGATGCGCACGCGGTCGCTCTCGTGCTTCGATCTCAGCCCTTCGATCTGCCGGCCGAGCTCGCCGTAGTCGAGCGCCTGGCCGGTCTTCGGATGGCGGTCGAGCAGCGGCACGAAGATGATGCTCGACTTGAAGTCGGCGGCGACGATCTGGCCGATCTCGCCCGAGCGCTCGACATTGGCGCGCACCTCGGCCAGCGCCTGCGGCGAGCCGTCGTAGCTGTCGCCCATCACGGTGTTGCCGTCGAGCCCGTCCTCGGTCACCGCGACCCAGCGGGTGTTCGAGGTCCACAGCGACTTCATGAACGGCCGGTCGACACCGGGCAGCAGGTAGATCTCGTCGTTGAGCTTCTGCAGCGTGCGCAGGTAGTCCTTGTCGAAGATCGAGTCGCCGGTCGTCTCGACGGCGATGCGCAGGGCATTGCCCTGGCCGGCCAGGTTGCCCTGGTTGGCGAGGTAGTTCGCGATGTACGGGTGCCGGGTGGGAATCGTCTTCTCGAAGCTCGCATTGAGCTGCAGCTTCAGCGCCTGCCAGCCGAACAGGGCGGTCAGCACCAGACACAGCAGCAGCACCCACGGCCGGTGGTTGAACAGCAGCCGCTCGGGTGCCGAACCCGAGGCGGTGTCGAAGTCTTCGAGGCGGGAGACGACCGGTTGGTCGGCGAGCGAGGTGTCGGCGTGCATCGTGAATGGCTTCAGGGCGCGACCTGTCGGCGTACGCCGCGCAGGGTGCTGAGGACGAAATGGCCGTCGGCCGTGACGGCGAGGCCGGTGGCCGCAAGAGGCGCGGCGGCAGGTTGCTTCTGGAAGCCGACGGCATCGTCGCGGCTGACGAGCAGCTCGCCGGTCTGGCCGACCAGCGCCAGCGTGCCGGGCGCCATCTCGAGGCCGGCACTGATGGAGCCCGGCACGCCGCTGTCCACGGCCTGCCAGCTCGCGCCGCCGTCGGCCGAGCGGAAGATGCGGCCGCGCAAGCCGTACGCGACGAGAGTGCCGGAGCGCGCCGCGACAAGGCCGAACCAGCTGCCCTTGTAAGGCGATGCGAGCGGCGCGAAGCTCGCGCCGCCGTCGGCCGACTTGATCAGCAGGCCTTGCTCGCCGGCGACATAGAGCTGGCTGCCGGCCCAGCGCACCGCGTACAGGTGCAGGGTCTTCGCATTCGGAAGACGGCCGACGATCGGGCTCCACGTCGTCCCGCCGTCGGTGGTGGCGAAGGCCATGCCGTACGCGCCGACCGCGACGCCGTGCTGCGCATCGGCGAAATCGACGTCGAAGAACGGCTTGTCCGGTCCTTCTTCGGCGAAACGTGCGGCAAGCCTTTGCTCGCGCTCGTCGCCCGACCTCGCGGCCGCGGCGACGATGCGCTCGGCGGCGGTCACGCCATCGAGCTGTCGCATCCAATGCTCGCCGCCGTC
The Piscinibacter sp. XHJ-5 DNA segment above includes these coding regions:
- a CDS encoding MMPL family transporter, whose amino-acid sequence is MHADTSLADQPVVSRLEDFDTASGSAPERLLFNHRPWVLLLCLVLTALFGWQALKLQLNASFEKTIPTRHPYIANYLANQGNLAGQGNALRIAVETTGDSIFDKDYLRTLQKLNDEIYLLPGVDRPFMKSLWTSNTRWVAVTEDGLDGNTVMGDSYDGSPQALAEVRANVERSGEIGQIVAADFKSSIIFVPLLDRHPKTGQALDYGELGRQIEGLRSKHESDRVRIHVTGFAKVMGDLIDGMREVLAFFAVALVICAAVLYGYTRCVRSTLLVVACSLVAVVWQFGLLALLGYALDPYSVLVPFLVFAIGMSHGAQKMNGIMQDVGRGTHKVVAARYTFRRLFVAGLTALLCDAVGFAVLALIQIQVIQDLAAVASIGVAVLIFTNLVLLPVLLSYLGVGTRAAARSLRVEAGGARRAGLWGHLDRFTQRTPALVALACGALLAAGGYVVSLQLKVGDLDPGAPELRADSRYNRDNDYLARHYAASADILVVMVATPEDQCTRYGTLAQVDRLAWRLEQLPGVEATHSMAALSKLAMVGYNEGNLKWFELLPNAAALGGVQTRAPRELFNQGCSFLSLYVYLKDHKAETLARVVGETERFIATEAAAGDARFMLAAGSAGIAAATNIVVHQAMREMLLWVYGAVVVLCFITFRSWRAVTCAVLPLVLTSILCEALMVGLGMGVKVATLPVIALGVGIGVDYALYVLSVMLARLRAGDSLSDAYLHALQFTGRVVLLTGVTLALAVGTWAFSPIKFQADMGILLAFMFVWNMVGALVLLPALAHFLLRPAAAPASALRTAAA
- a CDS encoding YCF48-related protein, whose protein sequence is MRRAALLLALAAAPALHAEPAPRVLVEPAIVTAKASGAAMLAVTRAGARLVAVGERGIVLLSDDGGLHWRQASVPVQVSLTAVRFVDERIGWAVGHLGVILRTDDGGEHWMRQLDGVTAAERIVAAAARSGDEREQRLAARFAEEGPDKPFFDVDFADAQHGVAVGAYGMAFATTDGGTTWSPIVGRLPNAKTLHLYAVRWAGSQLYVAGEQGLLIKSADGGASFAPLASPYKGSWFGLVAARSGTLVAYGLRGRIFRSADGGASWQAVDSGVPGSISAGLEMAPGTLALVGQTGELLVSRDDAVGFQKQPAAAPLAATGLAVTADGHFVLSTLRGVRRQVAP